A window of Streptomyces sp. DG1A-41 contains these coding sequences:
- a CDS encoding glycoside hydrolase family 48 protein: protein MHPPPRRRRAVRRLWTAALAALALPLTMLSSGSTSAQAAALQCSVDYKTNDWGSGFTADLTLTNRGTDPIDGWTLTYAYSGNQKLGNGWNGTWSQSGQTITVKNASHNGRVAAGAAVSTGAQFSYSGSNAAPTSFTVNGTSCTGAHQPPIAVLTSPAAGAVYTQGEAVPLAATAAAADNATISKVEFYDDTKLLGTDTSAPYALSVSDLAVGSHSLVAKAYDSTGASADSTPVGITVASGPTVVASPLQLGVQSGKSGTYEVKLSKQPASNVTVTSARASGNSGLSVTGGASLTFTPQNWNTAQKVTVTAANSGTGSAVFESTAAGHAKASVTVTQLAATKAYDARFLELYGKITNPANGYFSPEGIPYHSVETLIVEAPDHGHETTSEAYSYLLWLQAMYGKVTGDWSKFNGAWDLMEKYMIPTRADQPTNSFYNPSKPATYAPELDTPNEYPAKLDTGVSVGPDPIAAELKSAYGTDDVYGMHWLQDVDNVYGYGNSPGKCEAGPSDTGPSYINTFQRGSQESVWETVPQPTCDAFKYGGKNGYLDLFTGDASYAKQWKFTNAPDADARAVQAAYWADLWAKDQGKGGQVSATVAKAAKMGDYLRYSMFDKYFKKIGNCVGPSTCPAGTGKDASMYLMSWYYAWGGATDTSAGWAWRIGSSHAHGGYQNPLAAYALSNYAPLKPKSATGAADWAKSMDRQLEFYRWLQSDEGAIAGGATNSWAGRYATPPAGKSTFYGMYYDEKPVYHDPPSNQWFGFQAWSMERVAELYQQTGNAQAKTVLDKWVDWALSKTTFNPDGTFRIPSTLQWSGQPDTWNASSPGSNSGLHVSVVDYTNDVGVAAAYAKTLTYYADRSGDTEAAAAAKKLLDGMWANHQDDLGIAVPETRADYNRFDDPVYIPSGWTGTMPNGDAINSSSTFDSIRSFYKDDPAWSKIESYLAGGAVPSFTYHRFWAQADIALAMGSYAELLE, encoded by the coding sequence ATGCATCCCCCACCCCGGAGACGGAGAGCCGTGCGGCGTCTGTGGACCGCCGCGCTCGCAGCTCTCGCGCTTCCGTTGACGATGCTCTCCTCAGGGTCGACTTCCGCGCAGGCGGCCGCACTTCAGTGCAGTGTCGATTACAAGACCAACGACTGGGGCTCCGGCTTCACCGCGGACCTGACCCTCACCAACCGCGGCACGGACCCCATCGACGGCTGGACGCTGACGTACGCCTACTCCGGCAACCAGAAGCTGGGGAACGGCTGGAACGGCACGTGGTCGCAGTCCGGTCAGACCATCACCGTCAAGAACGCCTCCCACAACGGGCGCGTCGCCGCGGGCGCCGCCGTGTCCACCGGCGCCCAGTTCAGCTACAGCGGCAGCAACGCCGCGCCCACGTCCTTCACGGTCAACGGCACCTCCTGCACCGGCGCGCACCAGCCGCCGATCGCCGTGCTGACCAGCCCGGCCGCCGGCGCCGTCTACACCCAGGGTGAGGCGGTCCCGCTGGCGGCCACCGCGGCCGCCGCGGACAACGCCACGATCAGCAAGGTGGAGTTCTACGACGACACCAAGCTGCTGGGCACGGACACGAGCGCACCCTACGCGCTGTCCGTCTCGGACTTGGCCGTGGGCAGCCATTCCCTGGTGGCGAAGGCGTACGACAGCACGGGCGCCTCCGCCGACTCCACCCCGGTCGGCATCACCGTCGCCTCCGGCCCCACCGTCGTCGCCTCGCCGCTCCAACTCGGCGTGCAGTCCGGCAAGTCGGGCACGTACGAGGTGAAGCTGTCCAAGCAGCCGGCCTCGAACGTCACGGTGACGTCGGCCCGGGCGAGCGGCAACTCGGGCCTGTCGGTCACCGGCGGCGCCTCGCTCACCTTCACCCCGCAGAACTGGAACACCGCGCAGAAGGTGACCGTCACGGCCGCGAACTCCGGTACCGGCTCCGCCGTGTTCGAGTCGACGGCCGCGGGTCACGCCAAGGCCTCGGTCACCGTCACCCAGCTGGCGGCGACCAAGGCGTACGACGCCCGCTTCCTGGAGCTCTACGGGAAGATCACCAACCCGGCGAACGGCTACTTCTCCCCCGAGGGCATTCCCTACCACTCGGTCGAGACGCTGATCGTCGAGGCGCCGGACCACGGTCACGAGACCACCTCGGAGGCGTACAGCTACCTCCTGTGGCTCCAGGCCATGTACGGCAAGGTGACCGGTGACTGGTCCAAGTTCAACGGGGCGTGGGACCTCATGGAGAAGTACATGATCCCCACCCGCGCCGACCAGCCGACCAATTCCTTCTACAACCCCTCCAAGCCGGCGACCTACGCGCCCGAGCTGGACACGCCGAACGAGTACCCGGCCAAGCTCGACACCGGTGTCTCGGTGGGCCCGGACCCGATCGCGGCCGAGCTGAAGAGCGCGTACGGCACGGACGACGTCTACGGCATGCACTGGCTCCAGGACGTCGACAACGTGTACGGCTACGGCAATTCGCCCGGCAAGTGCGAGGCGGGCCCCTCGGACACCGGCCCGTCGTACATCAACACCTTCCAGCGCGGCTCGCAGGAGTCGGTGTGGGAGACGGTGCCGCAGCCGACCTGCGACGCCTTCAAGTACGGCGGCAAGAACGGCTATCTGGACCTGTTCACCGGTGACGCCTCCTACGCCAAGCAGTGGAAGTTCACCAACGCGCCGGACGCCGACGCGCGGGCCGTGCAGGCCGCCTACTGGGCGGACCTGTGGGCGAAGGACCAGGGCAAGGGCGGGCAGGTCTCCGCGACGGTCGCCAAGGCGGCCAAGATGGGCGACTACCTGCGCTACTCCATGTTCGACAAGTACTTCAAGAAGATCGGCAACTGCGTCGGACCCTCGACCTGCCCGGCGGGCACCGGCAAGGACGCCTCGATGTACCTGATGTCCTGGTACTACGCCTGGGGCGGCGCCACCGACACCAGCGCCGGCTGGGCCTGGCGCATCGGCTCCAGCCACGCCCACGGCGGCTACCAGAACCCGCTGGCCGCCTACGCGCTGAGCAACTACGCCCCGCTGAAGCCCAAGTCGGCGACGGGCGCGGCCGACTGGGCCAAGTCCATGGACCGACAGCTGGAGTTCTACCGCTGGCTCCAGTCGGACGAGGGCGCCATCGCCGGCGGCGCGACCAACAGCTGGGCGGGCCGGTACGCGACCCCGCCCGCCGGGAAGTCGACGTTCTACGGCATGTACTACGACGAGAAGCCCGTGTACCACGACCCGCCGTCCAACCAGTGGTTCGGCTTCCAGGCGTGGTCCATGGAGCGGGTCGCCGAGCTGTACCAGCAGACGGGGAACGCGCAGGCCAAGACGGTCCTCGACAAGTGGGTCGACTGGGCGCTGTCCAAGACCACGTTCAACCCGGACGGCACGTTCCGCATCCCGTCGACGCTCCAGTGGTCGGGCCAGCCCGACACCTGGAACGCCTCGAGCCCCGGCTCCAACAGCGGGCTGCACGTCAGCGTGGTGGACTACACGAACGACGTCGGGGTGGCGGCCGCGTATGCCAAGACCCTGACGTACTACGCCGACCGCTCCGGTGACACGGAGGCCGCGGCGGCGGCGAAGAAGCTGCTGGACGGTATGTGGGCGAACCACCAGGACGATCTCGGGATCGCCGTCCCGGAGACCCGCGCGGACTACAACCGGTTCGACGACCCGGTGTACATCCCGAGCGGCTGGACGGGGACGATGCCGAACGGTGACGCGATCAACTCGTCGTCGACGTTCGACTCGATCCGGTCCTTCTACAAGGACGATCCCGCCTGGTCGAAGATCGAGAGTTATCTCGCGGGCGGTGCGGTGCCGTCGTTCACGTATCACCGGTTCTGGGCTCAGGCGGATATCGCGTTGGCCATGGGCTCGTACGCGGAGCTTCTCGAATAG
- a CDS encoding glycoside hydrolase family 6 protein has translation MSRTRTALLAAMALVAGATGTAFAVDPGGAGAAAVPCTVDYKVQNQWSTGFTAAVTITNNSAAKSSWSLKWSYAGNQKVTSGWNAKISQSGADVTAANESYNAQLATGGSVSFGFQGSYSGSNAIPATFTLDGVTCNVDDGGNPGPTDPPGPGGPANRVNNPYDGAKVYVNPEWREKANAEPGGSRISNQPTGVWLDRTAAINGVNGGMGLRDHLDEALRQKGSGELVIQLVIYNLPGRDCAALASNGELKADEIGRYKTEYIDPIKAILADSKYSSLRIVTTVEIDSLPNLVTNTGSRPTATPQCDVMKANGNYVKGVGYALNKLGDVPNVYNYVDAGHHGWIGWDDNFGPSATLFKEAASAEGATVNDVHGFITNTANYSALKENNFSVNDNVAGKSVRESKWVDWNRYADELSFAQAFRNQLVSVGFPSGIGMLIDTSRNGWGGTARPTGPGAQTSVDAYVDGGRYDRRIHIGNWCNQSGAGLGERPQASPAAGIDAYVWMKPPGESDGASKEIPNNEGKGFDRMCDPTYEGNARNGYNMSGALPDAPLSGHWFSAQFQQLMRNAYPPLS, from the coding sequence ATGAGCCGTACAAGAACAGCGTTACTGGCCGCCATGGCCCTGGTCGCCGGCGCCACGGGCACGGCGTTCGCCGTCGACCCGGGCGGCGCCGGCGCCGCCGCCGTCCCCTGCACCGTCGACTACAAGGTGCAGAACCAGTGGAGCACCGGCTTCACCGCCGCCGTGACCATCACCAACAACAGCGCCGCGAAGTCGTCGTGGTCGCTGAAGTGGTCGTACGCCGGCAACCAGAAGGTCACCAGCGGCTGGAACGCCAAGATCAGCCAGAGCGGTGCCGACGTCACCGCGGCCAACGAGAGCTACAACGCCCAGCTCGCGACGGGCGGTTCGGTCAGCTTCGGCTTCCAGGGCAGCTACAGCGGAAGCAACGCGATCCCGGCCACCTTCACCCTCGACGGCGTGACCTGCAACGTCGACGACGGCGGCAACCCGGGACCGACCGACCCGCCGGGCCCGGGCGGTCCCGCCAACCGGGTGAACAACCCCTACGACGGCGCCAAGGTGTACGTGAACCCGGAGTGGCGCGAGAAGGCCAACGCCGAGCCGGGCGGCAGCCGGATCTCCAACCAGCCCACCGGTGTCTGGCTGGACCGGACCGCGGCGATCAACGGCGTCAACGGCGGTATGGGCCTGCGCGACCACCTCGACGAGGCGCTGCGCCAGAAGGGCTCCGGCGAGCTCGTCATCCAGCTGGTCATCTACAACCTGCCCGGCCGTGACTGCGCCGCCCTCGCCTCCAACGGTGAGCTGAAGGCCGACGAGATCGGCCGGTACAAGACGGAGTACATCGACCCGATCAAGGCGATCCTCGCCGACTCGAAGTACTCCTCGCTGCGGATCGTCACCACCGTCGAGATCGACTCGCTGCCGAACCTCGTCACCAACACCGGCAGCCGCCCGACGGCCACCCCGCAGTGCGATGTGATGAAGGCCAACGGCAACTACGTCAAGGGTGTCGGCTACGCGCTGAACAAGCTCGGCGACGTGCCCAACGTCTACAACTACGTCGACGCCGGCCACCACGGCTGGATCGGCTGGGACGACAACTTCGGTCCCTCCGCGACCCTGTTCAAGGAGGCGGCGTCCGCCGAGGGCGCGACCGTCAACGACGTCCACGGCTTCATCACCAACACGGCGAACTACAGCGCCCTGAAGGAGAACAACTTCTCCGTCAACGACAACGTGGCCGGCAAGTCCGTCCGCGAGTCGAAGTGGGTCGACTGGAACCGCTACGCCGACGAGCTGTCCTTCGCCCAGGCGTTCCGCAACCAGCTGGTCTCGGTCGGCTTCCCGTCCGGCATCGGCATGCTGATCGACACCTCCCGCAACGGCTGGGGCGGCACGGCACGGCCCACCGGCCCCGGCGCCCAGACCTCCGTCGACGCCTACGTCGACGGCGGCCGCTACGACCGCCGCATCCACATCGGCAACTGGTGCAACCAGTCCGGAGCCGGCCTCGGCGAGCGCCCGCAGGCCAGCCCGGCTGCCGGGATCGACGCGTACGTGTGGATGAAGCCGCCGGGCGAGTCCGACGGGGCGAGCAAGGAGATCCCGAACAACGAGGGCAAGGGCTTCGACCGGATGTGCGACCCGACGTACGAGGGCAACGCCCGCAACGGCTACAACATGTCGGGTGCCCTGCCGGACGCGCCGCTGTCCGGGCACTGGTTCTCCGCCCAGTTCCAGCAGCTGATGCGGAACGCGTACCCGCCTCTGTCCTGA
- a CDS encoding class I SAM-dependent methyltransferase, which yields MAHDHDHDHDHDHDHQHPHQHGHGHGHGHTDIDWAEMGPRLESQAELFSSLYERAMAWLAQEVTEPGLIVDAGSGPGVVSCLFAETFPGARIVAVDGSEPLLERARGRAERLGVADRFGTIAGELPDVLDELDYPADLLWASRSLHHLGDQRAALAAFAARLAPGGTLALMEGGLPPRYLPRDIGIGRPGLQARIDAVEAEWFTRMRAELPGHVAEAEDWPALLGAAGLKHTRTHTFLLDLPAPASDRARAYVVASLSHMRERLTDGLDAEDLATLDRLLDPDDEASLHRRPDVFVLEAHTVHTAVRAGRDLSDTGAGRWC from the coding sequence ATGGCGCACGACCACGACCACGACCACGATCACGACCACGACCACCAGCACCCGCATCAGCACGGGCACGGGCACGGGCACGGGCACACGGACATCGACTGGGCCGAGATGGGCCCGAGACTGGAGTCCCAGGCGGAGCTGTTCTCGTCCCTGTACGAGCGGGCCATGGCCTGGCTGGCGCAGGAGGTGACCGAGCCGGGCCTGATCGTCGACGCGGGCAGCGGGCCGGGCGTCGTGTCATGTCTGTTCGCCGAGACGTTCCCGGGTGCGCGGATCGTCGCGGTGGACGGCTCGGAGCCGCTGCTGGAGCGGGCGCGGGGACGGGCCGAGCGGCTGGGGGTCGCCGACCGCTTCGGCACGATCGCCGGTGAACTCCCGGACGTGCTCGACGAACTGGACTACCCCGCCGACCTGCTCTGGGCGAGCCGCAGCCTGCACCATCTCGGCGACCAGCGGGCCGCGCTCGCCGCCTTCGCGGCACGGCTGGCGCCCGGCGGCACTCTCGCCCTCATGGAGGGCGGTCTGCCCCCGCGGTACCTGCCGCGCGACATCGGCATCGGCCGACCCGGACTCCAGGCGCGGATCGACGCGGTGGAGGCGGAGTGGTTCACGCGGATGCGTGCGGAGCTGCCGGGCCATGTCGCGGAGGCGGAGGACTGGCCGGCCCTGCTGGGCGCGGCGGGCCTGAAGCACACCCGGACGCACACGTTCCTGCTCGACCTGCCCGCGCCCGCCTCGGACCGGGCCCGTGCCTATGTCGTGGCGTCTCTGTCACACATGCGCGAGAGGCTCACGGACGGGCTCGACGCGGAAGACCTCGCGACGCTCGACCGGCTCCTCGACCCCGACGACGAGGCGAGTCTGCACCGTCGGCCGGACGTGTTCGTGCTGGAGGCGCACACAGTGCACACGGCGGTCCGGGCGGGCCGGGACCTGTCTGACACGGGTGCTGGGCGTTGGTGCTGA
- a CDS encoding aldo/keto reductase, whose amino-acid sequence MGGISDRKPKDRELVSKVPPIILNNGVEMPQLGFGVWQVPDDEAESAVATALEAGYRSIDTAAIYGNEEGTGKAIASSGLPREELFVTTKLWNADQGYDSTLRAFDTSLDKLGLDFVDLYLIHWPLPARDTYVDTYKAFEKLHADGRIRAIGVSNFLPEHLDRLIAETSVIPAVNQIELHPHLQQSAAREYHAEQGIATEAWSPLGQGKGLLEVPAIVAIAQKHNRTPAQVVLRWHIQLGNVVIPKSVTPARIKENIEVFDFALDTEDLAAISALNEDRRLGPDPATFDGV is encoded by the coding sequence ATGGGAGGTATATCTGACCGCAAACCGAAGGATCGAGAGCTCGTGAGCAAGGTCCCCCCGATCATCCTGAACAACGGCGTCGAGATGCCCCAGCTGGGCTTCGGCGTCTGGCAGGTGCCGGACGACGAGGCCGAGTCCGCCGTCGCGACGGCGCTGGAGGCCGGGTACCGCAGCATCGACACCGCGGCCATTTACGGCAACGAGGAGGGCACCGGCAAGGCCATCGCCTCGTCCGGTCTCCCCCGCGAGGAGCTTTTCGTCACCACGAAGCTGTGGAACGCCGACCAGGGGTACGACTCCACGCTGCGCGCCTTCGACACGTCGCTGGACAAGCTCGGACTGGACTTCGTCGACCTGTACCTGATCCACTGGCCGCTGCCGGCCCGGGACACCTACGTGGACACGTACAAGGCGTTCGAGAAGCTGCACGCCGACGGCCGGATCCGGGCCATCGGTGTCTCCAACTTCCTTCCCGAGCACCTGGATCGGCTGATCGCCGAGACGTCGGTCATCCCGGCCGTGAACCAGATCGAGCTGCACCCGCACCTCCAGCAGAGCGCCGCCCGTGAGTACCACGCGGAGCAGGGCATCGCCACGGAGGCCTGGTCGCCGCTCGGCCAGGGCAAGGGCCTGCTGGAGGTCCCGGCGATCGTGGCCATCGCCCAGAAGCACAACCGCACGCCGGCCCAGGTCGTCCTGCGCTGGCACATCCAGCTGGGCAACGTGGTCATCCCGAAGTCCGTGACGCCGGCACGGATCAAGGAGAACATCGAGGTCTTCGACTTCGCCCTGGACACGGAGGACCTGGCGGCCATCAGCGCCCTGAACGAGGACCGCCGTTTGGGCCCGGACCCGGCGACGTTCGACGGCGTCTGA
- a CDS encoding AMP-dependent synthetase/ligase, which translates to MREFTNPPLALAPPVGGLADVVFEHAQDDPLHIALGRKDESGQWRDVTSAEFRDEVLALAKGLLASGIRFGDRVAIVSRTRYEWTLFDYALWTIGAQVVPVYPTSSAEQCFWMLYDAEVTAAVVEHEDHAMTIATVIDRLPQLRRLWQLDSGAVQELYDAGASLDDEVVHRHRQAVTPDSVATIIYTSGTTGRPKGCVITHGNFMYEADTVIERWEPVFHSKRGDEAATLLFLPLAHVFGRMVQVAGIRGKVKFGHQPQLNAAALLPDLAAFRPTFFLAVPYIFEKVFNAARRKAEKEGRSGPFEKAVDVAIRYADAIEAKAWGIGPGPSAGLRMQHQLFDKLVYSKIRAAMGGRIKHAMSGGSAMDRRLGLFFAGAGVHIYEGYGLTECTAAATANPPGRTRFGTVGQPIPGMTVHIADDGEIWLHGQNVFQGYLNNPKATDETLHDGWLATGDLGALDEDGYLTITGRKKEILVTSGGKSVSPGVLEERVRDHPLVNQCIVVGNDRPYIAALVTLDQEAVEHWLAMRGKPRMSAVELVRDADLETEVRRAVVAANTLVSQAESIRTFRILAQPFTEEHGLLTPSLKLKRKAIEKAYEKEVEALYRA; encoded by the coding sequence TTGCGCGAGTTCACCAACCCTCCGTTGGCGTTGGCACCTCCGGTGGGCGGTCTGGCCGACGTGGTCTTCGAGCATGCCCAGGACGACCCGCTGCACATCGCGCTGGGCCGAAAGGACGAGTCCGGGCAGTGGCGGGACGTCACCAGCGCCGAGTTCCGCGACGAGGTCCTCGCCCTGGCCAAGGGCCTGCTGGCGAGCGGCATCCGGTTCGGCGACCGGGTCGCGATCGTGTCCCGTACGCGCTACGAGTGGACGCTGTTCGACTACGCGCTGTGGACCATCGGCGCCCAGGTCGTGCCGGTCTACCCGACCTCCTCGGCCGAGCAGTGCTTCTGGATGCTGTACGACGCCGAGGTGACGGCCGCGGTCGTGGAGCACGAGGACCACGCGATGACGATCGCCACCGTCATCGACCGGCTGCCTCAGCTGCGCCGACTGTGGCAGCTCGACTCCGGCGCCGTGCAGGAGCTGTACGACGCCGGCGCGAGCCTCGACGACGAGGTGGTGCACCGCCACCGGCAGGCCGTCACCCCGGACTCGGTCGCCACGATCATCTACACCTCGGGGACCACCGGCCGCCCCAAGGGCTGCGTCATCACGCACGGCAACTTCATGTACGAGGCGGACACCGTCATCGAGCGCTGGGAGCCGGTGTTCCACTCCAAGCGGGGCGACGAGGCCGCCACCCTGCTGTTCCTGCCGCTCGCCCACGTCTTCGGGCGGATGGTCCAGGTCGCCGGGATCCGCGGCAAGGTGAAGTTCGGCCATCAGCCGCAGCTGAACGCGGCGGCCCTGCTGCCCGACCTGGCCGCGTTCAGGCCGACGTTCTTCCTGGCCGTGCCGTACATCTTCGAGAAGGTGTTCAACGCGGCCCGCCGCAAGGCCGAGAAGGAGGGGCGCTCCGGCCCGTTCGAAAAGGCCGTCGACGTCGCCATCAGGTACGCGGACGCCATCGAGGCCAAGGCCTGGGGCATCGGCCCCGGCCCCTCGGCGGGGCTGCGCATGCAGCACCAGCTGTTCGACAAGCTCGTCTACTCCAAGATCCGCGCAGCGATGGGCGGCCGTATCAAGCACGCCATGTCGGGCGGCTCTGCGATGGACCGGCGGCTCGGCCTGTTCTTCGCAGGGGCGGGCGTGCACATCTACGAGGGCTACGGCCTGACCGAGTGCACGGCCGCCGCGACCGCCAACCCGCCCGGACGCACCCGGTTCGGCACGGTCGGGCAGCCCATCCCGGGCATGACCGTGCACATCGCGGACGACGGCGAGATCTGGCTGCACGGCCAGAACGTCTTCCAGGGGTACCTCAACAACCCCAAGGCGACCGACGAGACCCTGCACGACGGCTGGCTGGCCACCGGCGACCTCGGCGCGCTCGACGAGGACGGCTACCTCACCATCACCGGCCGCAAGAAGGAGATCCTGGTCACCTCGGGCGGGAAGAGTGTTTCGCCCGGCGTGCTGGAGGAACGCGTCCGTGACCATCCACTGGTCAACCAGTGCATCGTCGTCGGCAACGACCGCCCGTACATCGCCGCCCTGGTGACCCTCGACCAGGAAGCCGTGGAGCACTGGCTGGCGATGCGGGGCAAGCCGCGGATGTCCGCGGTGGAGCTGGTGCGCGACGCGGACCTGGAGACGGAGGTGCGGCGCGCGGTGGTCGCGGCCAACACCCTTGTCTCGCAGGCCGAGTCGATTCGCACCTTCCGCATCCTGGCCCAGCCGTTCACCGAGGAGCACGGGTTGCTGACCCCGTCCCTGAAGCTGAAGCGCAAAGCGATCGAGAAGGCGTACGAGAAAGAGGTCGAGGCGCTGTACCGGGCGTGA
- a CDS encoding LysR substrate-binding domain-containing protein: protein MYDPSHLRTFLSVAHTLSFTQAARRLGLRQSTVSQHVRRLEDATGRTLFTRDTHSVELTEDGEAMLGFARRILEVHEQATAFFTGTRLRGRLRFGASEDFVLTRLPEILEGFRHDHPEVDLELTVELSGTLHEQLTAGKLDLVLAKRRPEDPRGELVRHDRLVWIGAERLRLGPDRPVPLIVYPPPGITRALALEALERQGREWRVVCTSGSLNGLVAAARAGLGVMAHSRGLIPPGLVRIPDRAGLPELGQVDFVVVHGRRRPSAQGAADALAAAILSGGDRLNRSDEMRLRGADRRDGRAPRTRSLGP, encoded by the coding sequence ATGTACGACCCGTCCCATCTGCGCACCTTCCTGTCGGTGGCGCACACGCTGAGCTTCACGCAGGCGGCCCGCCGGCTCGGGCTGCGGCAGTCCACCGTCAGCCAGCACGTGCGGCGGCTGGAGGACGCCACCGGGCGGACGCTGTTCACCCGGGACACGCACTCGGTGGAGCTCACGGAGGACGGCGAGGCCATGCTCGGGTTCGCGCGCCGGATCCTGGAGGTGCACGAGCAGGCGACGGCGTTCTTCACGGGCACCCGGCTGCGCGGCCGGCTGCGCTTCGGTGCGTCGGAGGACTTCGTGCTGACCCGGCTGCCGGAGATCCTCGAGGGCTTCCGGCACGACCACCCGGAGGTCGATCTGGAGCTGACGGTCGAGTTGTCGGGCACGCTGCACGAGCAGCTCACCGCCGGGAAGCTGGACCTCGTCCTGGCCAAGCGGCGGCCCGAGGACCCGCGCGGCGAGCTGGTCCGGCACGACAGGCTGGTGTGGATCGGCGCGGAGCGCCTCCGGCTCGGCCCGGACCGTCCCGTGCCGCTCATCGTCTACCCGCCGCCGGGCATCACCCGCGCGCTAGCGCTGGAGGCGCTGGAGCGGCAGGGCCGCGAGTGGCGCGTGGTGTGCACGAGCGGCAGCCTCAACGGCCTCGTCGCGGCGGCCCGGGCGGGGCTCGGCGTGATGGCCCACTCCCGCGGCCTCATCCCGCCGGGCCTGGTCCGAATCCCGGACCGGGCGGGGCTGCCGGAACTGGGGCAGGTCGATTTCGTCGTGGTGCACGGCCGGCGCCGCCCCTCCGCCCAGGGCGCCGCGGACGCCCTGGCGGCGGCGATCCTGTCGGGCGGGGACCGGCTGAACCGGAGTGACGAAATGCGCCTCCGGGGCGCTGACAGAAGAGACGGCCGGGCACCGCGCACGAGGAGCCTCGGGCCATGA
- a CDS encoding bile acid:sodium symporter family protein, whose product MPIDPFILLLLATVGVAALFPARGTVADVASGASTAAIALLFFLYGARLSTREALDGLRHWRLHVTVLACTFAVFPLLGLAARGLVPVILADPLYQGLLFLTLVPSTVQSSIAFTSMARGNVPAAICAGSFSSLIGIIATPLLAASLLGGSGGGFSGDSLLKIVLQLLVPFLAGQLLRRWIGGFVTRHKKVLALVDRGSILLVVYAAFSQGMVQGIWHRVSPLRLGGLLVVEAVILGVMLLLTWYGGKALGFGREDRITLQFAGSKKSLAAGLPMASVLFGPQASLAVLPLMLFHQMQLMVCAVIAKRRSRDPRPEVTAPEPAAGSRTVVGTGTRSG is encoded by the coding sequence ATGCCGATCGACCCGTTCATCCTTCTCCTCCTCGCGACCGTGGGTGTCGCCGCCCTGTTCCCGGCTCGCGGGACGGTCGCCGATGTCGCGTCCGGTGCCTCCACGGCGGCGATCGCCCTGCTGTTCTTCCTCTACGGCGCCCGGCTGTCCACCCGTGAGGCACTGGACGGCCTGCGCCACTGGCGGCTCCACGTCACCGTCCTGGCCTGCACCTTCGCCGTCTTCCCGCTGCTCGGCCTGGCGGCCCGCGGGCTGGTGCCGGTGATCCTGGCGGACCCGCTCTACCAGGGCCTGCTCTTCCTCACGCTCGTCCCGTCGACCGTGCAGTCCTCGATCGCCTTCACCTCGATGGCCCGCGGCAACGTGCCCGCCGCGATCTGCGCGGGCTCCTTCTCCTCCCTCATCGGCATCATCGCCACCCCGCTGCTCGCGGCCTCGCTGCTCGGAGGCAGCGGTGGCGGGTTCTCCGGCGACTCGCTGCTGAAGATCGTGCTGCAACTGCTCGTGCCGTTCCTCGCCGGACAGCTGCTGCGCCGCTGGATCGGCGGCTTCGTCACCCGGCACAAGAAGGTCCTCGCCCTGGTGGACCGCGGCTCGATCCTGCTCGTCGTCTACGCCGCGTTCAGCCAGGGCATGGTCCAGGGCATCTGGCACCGGGTCAGCCCCCTCCGGCTGGGCGGGCTGCTCGTCGTCGAGGCCGTGATCCTCGGCGTGATGCTGCTGCTGACCTGGTACGGCGGCAAGGCGCTGGGCTTCGGCCGAGAGGACCGGATCACCCTCCAGTTCGCCGGCTCGAAGAAGTCCCTGGCCGCCGGACTGCCCATGGCGAGCGTCCTGTTCGGCCCGCAGGCCTCGCTGGCCGTGCTGCCGCTGATGCTCTTCCACCAGATGCAGCTGATGGTCTGCGCGGTGATCGCCAAGCGCCGTTCGCGCGACCCCCGCCCGGAGGTCACCGCGCCGGAGCCAGCCGCAGGGTCACGAACCGTGGTCGGTACAGGGACACGTTCCGGCTGA